The proteins below are encoded in one region of Candidatus Thiodiazotropha sp. LNASS1:
- a CDS encoding efflux RND transporter periplasmic adaptor subunit translates to MPSSSRVVIQQWLEQLCRLVSGIQSAIVVEKGVTESGGISVVRWPEDEQPEKALLKVALKAFETRRQLIVPASRSVQGSDFMAVPLVSRGQPKWVVALRMSPRSVRKQQAAIQALQWSLRWLKLLLKQANRSQATGAHWVERMTERPLSSAAIVKLLAEQFHCDRVTLALGDARRLEISATYPPVEIKRETGLVRAFKEAMFEAIDQRALLHYPPATSQSDLLLNSQQTLAGVVGQATLCTIPLKTGDMPVGALLLERHRLQPFTPPEQTECQQAAGLIGLLLHHRQRSEQSLHRLIRDRLQQRFKNWLGPQGLGVKLSLLALISILVVSGLIGVDYHIDARANLEGRIQRVITSPFDGYLQEVSAKAGDIVAEGALLCQLDDKDLKLEQAKWRTELAKLKREQREALATHERSRVSVLQAQRRQVQAELDLVEMKLVRSLIKAPLDGVIVSGDLTQSLGAPLKRGEELFKIAPLDSYRVMLQVDELDIADVQIGQFGHLRLAGYPDLDHGFSVKRILPLSTASEGSYLFTLEAELEDAEEHLRPGLQGVAKIDAGKRSLLWLVSHRLIDWLRLQLWRWWG, encoded by the coding sequence ATGCCTTCATCCTCCCGGGTAGTGATACAGCAATGGCTGGAACAGCTGTGCCGTTTGGTCAGCGGCATTCAGTCGGCTATTGTCGTTGAAAAAGGCGTTACTGAGAGTGGGGGGATCAGCGTTGTACGCTGGCCGGAGGACGAGCAACCGGAAAAGGCCTTGCTGAAGGTTGCGCTCAAGGCTTTCGAGACCCGCAGGCAGTTGATCGTTCCCGCCTCCAGATCTGTTCAGGGTTCCGATTTCATGGCAGTGCCGCTGGTTTCCCGCGGTCAGCCGAAGTGGGTTGTTGCACTCCGTATGAGTCCTCGGTCGGTACGGAAACAGCAGGCGGCGATACAGGCGCTGCAGTGGAGCCTGCGTTGGTTGAAGCTGTTGTTGAAACAGGCGAACAGAAGCCAAGCGACAGGGGCCCACTGGGTGGAACGCATGACCGAGAGGCCGCTCTCGTCGGCGGCGATTGTCAAACTCCTTGCCGAACAGTTCCATTGCGACCGGGTAACCCTGGCGCTGGGGGATGCGCGTCGTCTCGAGATCTCGGCGACATACCCCCCCGTCGAGATCAAGCGGGAAACCGGATTGGTGCGCGCCTTCAAGGAAGCGATGTTCGAGGCCATCGATCAACGGGCATTGCTGCACTATCCGCCCGCGACATCACAGAGCGATCTGCTGCTGAACAGCCAACAGACCCTGGCCGGGGTAGTGGGGCAGGCGACGCTCTGTACGATTCCGTTGAAGACGGGCGACATGCCGGTCGGGGCGTTGCTGTTGGAACGCCATCGACTGCAGCCGTTCACGCCGCCAGAACAGACGGAGTGTCAGCAGGCGGCCGGTTTGATCGGACTGTTGCTGCATCACCGACAGCGCAGTGAGCAATCCCTCCATCGCTTGATCCGTGATCGCCTGCAACAGCGATTTAAAAACTGGCTGGGTCCGCAAGGCTTGGGAGTGAAGCTGAGTCTGCTCGCTCTTATCTCGATCCTCGTAGTGTCGGGGTTGATCGGGGTTGACTACCATATCGATGCCCGCGCCAATCTGGAGGGGCGAATCCAGCGTGTCATCACCTCTCCGTTCGATGGCTATCTGCAAGAGGTGTCCGCCAAAGCGGGCGATATCGTGGCTGAGGGGGCCTTGCTGTGTCAGCTGGATGACAAGGACCTGAAGCTCGAGCAGGCCAAATGGCGGACCGAGCTGGCGAAGTTGAAGCGGGAGCAGCGCGAGGCGCTGGCGACCCATGAGCGCAGCCGGGTCTCGGTGCTGCAGGCGCAACGCCGGCAGGTGCAGGCGGAACTCGACCTGGTGGAGATGAAACTTGTAAGGAGTCTTATCAAGGCGCCCCTGGATGGCGTCATCGTCAGTGGGGATCTCACTCAATCCCTTGGCGCCCCCCTGAAGCGGGGAGAAGAGCTGTTCAAGATTGCCCCTCTCGATAGCTACCGTGTCATGCTGCAGGTGGATGAGTTGGATATTGCCGATGTACAGATCGGACAGTTCGGTCATTTGCGCCTGGCGGGGTATCCCGATCTCGACCATGGCTTCAGCGTGAAGCGCATCCTGCCCCTGTCCACGGCCAGCGAAGGCAGTTACCTGTTTACCCTGGAAGCCGAACTGGAGGATGCGGAAGAACATCTGAGACCCGGGTTGCAGGGCGTGGCGAAGATCGATGCCGGCAAGCGTAGCCTGCTGTGGCTTGTCAGCCACCGTTTGATTGACTGGCTGCGATTGCAACTCTGGCGCTGGTGGGGTTGA
- a CDS encoding glutaredoxin family protein → MRLIQLAFGCLLVAVAGGIVNADAIYKWRDENGKIHFGDKPPVSGESTPVTVKPNVYHAPPIEGKTGAGYRREKVVMYSTKRCGYCKKARAYFKRNAIPYVEYDVETSRKGKRDYKKLGGKGVPIILVGKRRLNGFSEAGFSEIYQSSID, encoded by the coding sequence ATGAGACTGATTCAATTGGCGTTTGGATGCCTGTTAGTGGCTGTTGCCGGCGGTATTGTCAACGCAGATGCCATATACAAGTGGCGCGATGAGAACGGAAAAATCCATTTTGGCGATAAACCGCCTGTGTCAGGGGAGTCAACGCCTGTCACAGTAAAACCCAATGTCTATCATGCGCCGCCGATCGAAGGAAAAACCGGTGCCGGGTATAGACGTGAAAAGGTGGTCATGTACAGCACCAAAAGGTGCGGTTACTGTAAAAAGGCACGAGCATATTTTAAGCGCAACGCGATTCCCTATGTAGAGTACGATGTCGAGACCAGCCGGAAAGGTAAACGAGATTATAAAAAGTTGGGGGGCAAGGGCGTACCGATCATACTGGTTGGCAAGCGCCGGTTGAACGGCTTTTCCGAAGCCGGTTTTAGTGAGATTTATCAAAGCAGTATCGATTGA
- a CDS encoding anthranilate phosphoribosyltransferase, with protein sequence MQQQNSQAAEAFRKRLIATAKGPRGAKDMSREEACEALTFLMSAEAQPAQVGAFLTAMRFKGARVEEMKGFLDAMEGSAALIAPKVDGLLNCNGPYDGRKNALHLSLAAAIVTAAAGVPVVMHSSTGLPPKDGVTTARLLEALGIPAYREPDRVSRDIEEKGFGHLHAASYLHGVERLKPIRQTLFYRSFLHACEVMLNPAGAVYSLIGAAHKSFLERFATATGERGQQRVIAVQGLDGCDELPLEPVAVADFNNGTLSKYTLDPADYNFSHKTHHPCESVDVTARLVEEALTGKSDRHLDAILYNAGVRICLGNKTDDIGKGIRLAMELFESGQVAEKLRELQH encoded by the coding sequence ATGCAACAACAGAATAGCCAGGCGGCTGAGGCATTTCGCAAGCGCCTGATCGCCACTGCCAAAGGCCCCCGCGGAGCCAAGGATATGTCCCGCGAAGAGGCCTGCGAGGCGTTGACATTCCTGATGTCCGCCGAGGCGCAACCTGCCCAGGTCGGGGCATTCCTCACCGCAATGCGCTTCAAGGGCGCGCGGGTGGAGGAGATGAAGGGTTTTCTCGATGCCATGGAAGGGAGTGCCGCCTTGATTGCACCAAAGGTTGACGGTCTGCTTAATTGCAACGGACCCTATGATGGACGCAAAAACGCACTTCATCTAAGCCTCGCTGCAGCCATAGTCACCGCCGCGGCGGGAGTACCGGTGGTGATGCACTCGAGTACCGGGCTTCCACCCAAAGACGGTGTTACAACCGCTCGTCTGCTTGAAGCATTGGGCATTCCGGCCTATCGGGAACCGGATCGGGTGTCGAGGGATATTGAAGAAAAGGGATTCGGTCATCTGCATGCTGCAAGTTACCTGCATGGAGTGGAGCGGTTGAAGCCGATACGTCAGACGCTCTTCTATCGTTCGTTTCTGCACGCCTGCGAGGTTATGCTCAATCCTGCAGGTGCGGTTTATTCTTTGATTGGAGCTGCACACAAGAGTTTCCTGGAACGTTTTGCCACCGCTACGGGTGAACGGGGACAGCAGCGGGTGATTGCAGTGCAGGGATTGGATGGCTGTGACGAGTTGCCGCTGGAACCGGTAGCCGTTGCCGATTTCAATAACGGCACACTATCGAAGTACACCCTCGATCCCGCCGATTACAATTTCAGTCACAAGACCCATCACCCCTGTGAATCCGTGGATGTGACTGCGCGACTCGTAGAAGAGGCCCTGACCGGAAAAAGCGACAGACATCTCGATGCCATTCTCTACAATGCGGGAGTCAGGATCTGTCTCGGCAACAAGACTGATGACATCGGAAAAGGGATTCGATTGGCGATGGAGCTGTTTGAGTCGGGACAGGTAGCAGAGAAACTTCGTGAGTTACAACACTGA
- a CDS encoding LysR substrate-binding domain-containing protein, whose amino-acid sequence MNLRDLKYLIAVAETEHFGHAAAQCYISQPTLSGQIKKLEQELGVTIFERTNRSVSTTPIGLEIVKHAKLILEQADVIKQLAQAQRDPLAGALRVGAIPTVSPYLIPLILMPLKVQYPQMRLILSEEITDMLTQRLLDHQIDVAILATAVKEPELEVMPLFEEPFWLAHPRNHELYNKDEINRRDLSRINLLLLADGHCLTNQVMDVCRIKEGIIDNEMADLRAASLETLLQLVGAGFGCTLVPALAVQGSWTTDSGIIARKLQLKDAYRRVQFVFRKTFPRKKAIEVLADVIRSQLPNTVRKL is encoded by the coding sequence ATGAATCTGCGAGACTTGAAATACCTTATCGCCGTTGCTGAGACCGAGCATTTTGGCCATGCAGCTGCACAGTGCTATATCAGTCAGCCCACCCTCAGTGGGCAAATCAAGAAACTGGAACAGGAGCTTGGCGTTACCATTTTCGAACGTACCAATCGTTCGGTCTCCACCACACCGATCGGCTTGGAGATCGTCAAACACGCCAAACTGATCCTGGAACAGGCCGATGTGATCAAGCAGCTGGCCCAGGCGCAGCGTGATCCTTTGGCAGGTGCGTTGCGCGTGGGTGCCATTCCAACAGTCAGCCCCTATCTGATACCGCTGATTCTTATGCCGCTAAAGGTGCAGTATCCGCAGATGCGGCTGATACTCTCTGAAGAGATCACCGATATGCTGACCCAGCGGCTGTTGGATCACCAGATCGATGTGGCGATCCTGGCTACGGCAGTGAAAGAGCCCGAGCTGGAGGTGATGCCGCTGTTTGAGGAGCCCTTCTGGTTGGCCCATCCGAGAAATCATGAACTCTACAATAAAGACGAGATCAACCGTCGCGATCTGAGTCGTATCAATCTGCTGTTGCTGGCGGATGGACATTGCCTCACCAATCAGGTGATGGATGTGTGCCGTATCAAGGAGGGTATCATCGACAATGAGATGGCCGATCTCCGGGCCGCTAGCCTGGAGACCCTGCTGCAACTGGTGGGTGCAGGATTTGGCTGTACACTGGTGCCCGCCTTGGCTGTGCAGGGGAGCTGGACTACGGATTCCGGGATCATAGCTCGAAAACTGCAACTTAAAGATGCCTATCGGCGGGTGCAATTTGTCTTCAGAAAGACCTTTCCCCGTAAAAAGGCGATCGAGGTCTTGGCTGACGTGATCCGATCTCAGTTACCGAATACAGTCAGGAAACTCTGA
- a CDS encoding sirohydrochlorin chelatase yields MKKPLILLLDNGSIQPQATRNLRKLAAELSHLSQYRVYPVSLQQADRIAPGELDGIPAQLLESFLSAKLEKGIRDYLAIPLFFGVSRALTSFIPNLVESLQSIHGPFRLHIADVLYPLPRGEPRLVRILKDQIEPLISGSTQPRVILVDHGSPLPEVTEVRVRIARELSSLLPPDVQLSEAVMERRKGSEYDFNGERLDQVLQREAQKTLQTPIALSLLFLSPGRHAGEGGDIATICGDVERLHPGLDIRISPLVGEHPHLIEVLLDRLRSGLRALD; encoded by the coding sequence ATGAAAAAACCATTAATACTGCTACTCGACAACGGCTCCATACAACCCCAGGCCACACGTAACCTGAGGAAGCTGGCTGCCGAGCTTAGCCACCTTAGTCAATACAGGGTATACCCCGTCTCCCTGCAGCAGGCCGACAGAATAGCGCCTGGCGAGCTCGACGGTATCCCGGCCCAGCTGCTGGAATCTTTTCTCTCTGCTAAGCTCGAAAAAGGTATCAGGGATTACCTGGCCATACCGCTTTTTTTCGGTGTCAGCAGAGCACTGACCTCGTTCATCCCCAATCTTGTTGAATCTCTCCAATCAATACACGGCCCCTTCCGTCTGCACATTGCCGATGTGCTCTATCCCCTACCCAGAGGAGAACCCAGATTGGTAAGGATTCTGAAGGATCAGATTGAACCACTCATTTCAGGATCCACTCAACCACGGGTCATTCTGGTTGACCATGGCTCACCACTACCGGAAGTGACAGAAGTACGGGTACGGATCGCAAGAGAGCTAAGCAGCCTCTTACCACCTGATGTTCAATTAAGTGAGGCCGTAATGGAACGCCGTAAAGGGAGTGAATATGATTTCAATGGTGAACGGCTTGATCAAGTGTTGCAGAGGGAGGCACAGAAAACTCTCCAAACACCGATTGCACTCTCTCTTTTGTTTCTCTCCCCTGGCAGGCATGCCGGAGAGGGCGGTGATATTGCAACCATATGCGGTGATGTTGAACGGCTACACCCGGGGCTGGACATCCGCATTAGCCCTTTGGTTGGCGAACACCCCCACCTGATCGAGGTCCTGCTGGACAGATTACGATCGGGTTTGAGGGCATTGGATTGA
- a CDS encoding adenylate/guanylate cyclase domain-containing protein, which produces MSTAAQKSYAIVFADIVDSTRMYENLGDNRAKQLITNLEDIIAEVVAETGGYVVEVVGDEVMSRYNHVSDAATGACLMQERVDAYAKRSGMKLSARIGLHFGPAIVEGGRMYGDSVNVAARMAAIAQSQQIITTEQVVQNLSDEQKKIVRQFDKVKVKGKQERMVIYDLLWRKDDITFIHTSPLTQSTVTRILTLQYGNRRFNFLPQQGSMHIGRDSSNELVVTAAAASRTHAVLEYSRGKYVLSDISTNGTYLTTQNHQSLYLRRETVPLLGSGKIGLGEPVSDKNQHVIRYYFQEV; this is translated from the coding sequence ATGTCAACAGCGGCTCAAAAATCATATGCCATCGTCTTTGCCGATATCGTAGACAGTACCCGCATGTATGAAAATCTGGGTGACAACCGCGCCAAACAATTGATAACCAACCTTGAGGACATCATTGCAGAGGTCGTAGCGGAGACCGGTGGATATGTTGTAGAAGTGGTCGGCGATGAGGTGATGAGTCGCTATAACCATGTCTCTGACGCCGCGACAGGGGCCTGCCTCATGCAGGAACGTGTGGACGCATATGCAAAACGGTCCGGCATGAAGCTGTCGGCAAGAATCGGTCTCCATTTCGGGCCCGCCATTGTAGAAGGCGGCCGGATGTACGGCGATTCGGTAAATGTTGCAGCACGCATGGCGGCGATCGCTCAATCACAGCAGATCATTACAACCGAGCAGGTCGTACAAAATCTATCCGATGAGCAGAAAAAAATCGTACGTCAATTCGATAAAGTCAAGGTAAAAGGCAAGCAGGAGCGAATGGTTATTTATGATCTCCTATGGCGAAAGGACGACATCACTTTCATACACACTTCTCCGCTGACACAAAGCACGGTAACAAGGATACTGACCCTCCAATACGGCAACCGGCGCTTCAACTTTCTACCACAGCAGGGCAGTATGCATATCGGCCGCGACTCGAGCAATGAGCTCGTGGTTACGGCCGCCGCAGCCTCCAGAACCCATGCTGTACTCGAGTACAGCCGGGGCAAGTATGTTCTTTCGGATATCAGCACCAACGGCACATACCTGACAACACAAAACCATCAATCACTCTATCTAAGACGTGAGACCGTACCTCTGCTGGGCAGCGGGAAGATCGGACTGGGAGAACCCGTATCGGATAAGAATCAACATGTTATCCGCTACTATTTTCAGGAAGTTTGA
- a CDS encoding mechanosensitive ion channel domain-containing protein — translation MSYSSPIRRQPLTGLLITLLCLSHALIAWAESPSLPLEQSQPLTRQQLELARTNIDQETALDATQKARIHELLEQADNWLGQADMVRGEISRLQKQIRDAPQVIQDLRVNLDHDADVDKALEKFILSSDLAALEIRISKEELNLTQARDNQKTQLEELSALLAGSKQISSEIAIRTDSLAQIQSDIEVLPQNELKQIRQARLMSLQARKGLREAEFDLLTLRLGNLSLLTNLSQARRDATIAHVSQLQSSLKRLNQAAAEIREDQAKQARQAAELLEQETTNLPLPLQNIAQENAESRSELEQLVYWEKRVLQQLTTAKGKLEQLQSDFEHSKQRVEVVGRSEAIGKMLSRRHAALPSLRSYRRSSAKRKYEINKATDRQIEIEELLLERGSLSDHVEAVTRSILENLSGQEKQHLQKQAFSLAGARREALNELQKAYGRYIGQLTSLDLAERQLLNISESYIDFINDQLLWVSSSSVSQVFSPTRLASGIGWLVSPEHWQEVGADLITTSRHNVHFAFILLFTFLFVVWKQPFARLQIPNLARATRKISTDSISLTIKALFYTLIKVMALPVVMIGTGLLLRSQPTAAPFTLAMATSLITVGITLTAALMLYQLCLPEGVGTRHLRWNNKICRSLAQELRWAIPVGAPFRFLIALGAGDSLPADALVISSTATIVLMIVFIIFTYRLLRKQGSLMISWNSINPNALLLQLHFLWFPFLILIGVGLIFSTGLGYMTLTLRLLDHVESTIWFFIGLFTLRELLLRYLYIAERRLRYQNALQRRDELRAQREQEHQQIEDESSVITTEIPELNFDALSEQAKRLVRFGYLLGSVIGAWLIWSDLLPALDFLDNIQLPINTSEMVDGIVTETPLTLRDIIIGIVILIVTFLAAKNLPGVLEITLLQRLPLESGARYALTTLLQYFIAGIGLIIAFSLIGFQWSNIQWLVAALGVGLGFGLQEIVANFVSGIILLFERPIRVGDVVTLDSTTGVVSRIRIRATTITNYDKQELLIPNKEFITGRVINWTLTDKVNRIIINVGVAYGTDVNKAMELMVAAAHENENVLQDPKPVATFEAFGDSALTLLLRTYLGSMDNRLATITALHTAINDKFSEAGIEIPFPQRDLHVINSSPLDSKINTPTEPR, via the coding sequence ATGTCCTACTCTTCACCTATTCGCCGGCAACCTCTGACAGGGCTGTTAATAACACTCCTCTGCCTCTCCCATGCGCTGATTGCCTGGGCCGAGTCACCTTCCCTGCCGCTTGAACAGAGTCAACCACTCACCCGGCAACAGCTGGAGCTTGCCCGCACCAACATCGACCAAGAGACCGCTTTGGATGCAACACAAAAGGCCAGGATTCATGAGTTGCTCGAGCAGGCAGACAACTGGTTAGGTCAAGCGGACATGGTAAGAGGCGAGATCTCACGCCTTCAAAAACAGATTCGGGATGCACCGCAAGTAATCCAGGACCTGCGAGTGAACCTGGATCATGATGCGGATGTTGACAAAGCCCTCGAGAAATTCATTCTATCTTCTGACCTTGCCGCATTGGAAATACGCATCAGCAAGGAGGAGCTGAACCTGACCCAGGCCCGCGATAACCAAAAGACGCAACTGGAAGAGCTTTCGGCACTGCTGGCCGGCAGCAAACAGATCAGTAGTGAAATTGCCATCCGGACAGATTCCCTGGCTCAGATCCAGTCCGATATTGAGGTGTTGCCGCAGAATGAACTGAAACAGATCAGGCAGGCCAGATTGATGTCGCTGCAGGCAAGAAAAGGCTTACGCGAAGCTGAGTTCGATTTGCTCACACTACGACTCGGAAACCTTAGCCTGCTGACCAATCTGAGCCAGGCCCGACGGGACGCGACAATTGCCCATGTCAGCCAATTGCAGTCGAGTTTAAAACGCCTGAATCAAGCTGCTGCCGAGATAAGGGAAGACCAGGCCAAACAGGCCCGGCAGGCAGCCGAACTGTTGGAGCAGGAAACAACCAACCTGCCGCTGCCGCTTCAGAACATCGCCCAGGAAAACGCCGAAAGCCGCTCAGAACTCGAGCAGTTGGTTTATTGGGAAAAGCGTGTCTTACAGCAGTTGACAACGGCAAAGGGAAAATTGGAGCAACTACAATCAGATTTCGAGCACAGTAAACAGCGCGTAGAGGTTGTGGGCCGAAGTGAGGCGATAGGAAAAATGTTATCCCGTCGTCACGCCGCACTGCCATCACTGAGAAGCTACAGACGCTCTTCCGCCAAGCGCAAGTATGAAATCAACAAGGCCACAGACCGCCAGATAGAGATCGAAGAGCTGCTCCTTGAGCGTGGCAGCCTCTCTGACCACGTGGAAGCGGTCACTCGGTCGATTCTGGAAAATCTGTCAGGGCAGGAGAAACAACACCTGCAGAAGCAGGCATTTTCTCTGGCAGGGGCCAGGCGTGAGGCGCTGAATGAACTGCAAAAAGCATATGGCCGCTATATCGGCCAACTCACATCTCTTGACCTGGCTGAACGACAGTTACTGAATATTTCAGAATCCTACATCGATTTTATCAATGACCAGTTGTTATGGGTCTCCAGCAGTAGTGTGAGTCAGGTCTTCAGCCCTACCCGACTGGCATCCGGCATCGGCTGGCTTGTCTCTCCAGAGCATTGGCAGGAAGTGGGTGCCGATTTAATAACCACCAGCCGGCACAACGTGCACTTTGCTTTCATTCTGCTTTTTACCTTCTTGTTCGTAGTCTGGAAACAACCCTTTGCACGACTGCAAATACCAAATCTTGCCAGAGCCACACGCAAGATCAGTACCGATTCTATAAGCCTCACAATCAAGGCACTGTTCTATACACTGATAAAGGTCATGGCTTTACCGGTGGTGATGATAGGGACAGGCCTGCTATTGCGGTCACAGCCAACCGCCGCACCATTTACTTTGGCCATGGCCACATCCCTGATCACCGTCGGTATAACACTGACTGCAGCCCTGATGCTTTACCAATTGTGCCTGCCCGAGGGGGTCGGCACACGCCACTTGCGCTGGAACAACAAGATCTGCAGATCACTGGCGCAGGAGCTGCGCTGGGCCATTCCTGTCGGTGCGCCATTTCGGTTCCTGATTGCTCTTGGCGCGGGTGACAGCCTGCCTGCCGATGCCCTTGTCATCAGCAGTACGGCAACTATTGTGCTGATGATCGTATTCATTATTTTCACCTACCGGCTGTTGCGCAAACAAGGATCACTCATGATCTCCTGGAACAGCATCAATCCGAACGCTTTACTGCTGCAATTGCATTTTCTATGGTTTCCTTTTTTGATCCTTATAGGAGTCGGCCTGATTTTCTCCACAGGGTTAGGCTACATGACCCTTACTCTGCGTCTACTCGATCATGTTGAATCGACAATCTGGTTTTTTATCGGGCTGTTCACCTTGAGAGAACTGCTATTGCGCTATCTTTATATCGCTGAGCGCAGATTACGCTATCAGAACGCACTGCAAAGACGAGATGAACTGCGCGCTCAAAGGGAGCAAGAGCATCAGCAGATTGAAGACGAAAGCAGTGTCATTACAACCGAAATCCCCGAACTGAATTTCGATGCCTTGAGCGAACAAGCCAAACGGCTTGTGCGCTTCGGTTATCTACTCGGTTCCGTAATCGGTGCCTGGTTGATATGGTCGGATCTTCTCCCGGCACTGGATTTTCTTGATAACATTCAACTACCGATAAATACCAGCGAAATGGTTGACGGGATAGTAACGGAAACACCATTGACATTAAGGGACATCATCATCGGTATAGTTATCTTGATCGTCACCTTTCTTGCTGCAAAGAATCTTCCCGGCGTACTTGAGATCACCCTGTTACAGCGTCTCCCCCTCGAATCCGGTGCGCGCTATGCGTTGACTACACTGTTACAGTATTTCATCGCCGGTATCGGACTGATCATAGCCTTCAGCCTGATTGGCTTTCAATGGTCGAATATTCAGTGGTTGGTAGCTGCGCTGGGCGTGGGACTCGGCTTCGGTTTACAGGAGATCGTCGCAAACTTTGTCAGCGGTATCATACTGTTATTTGAACGGCCCATACGTGTTGGCGATGTGGTAACTCTCGACTCCACCACAGGCGTTGTCTCCCGCATCCGCATCCGCGCCACCACAATCACCAATTACGATAAACAGGAATTACTGATACCCAACAAGGAGTTCATTACCGGCAGGGTCATCAACTGGACCCTGACCGACAAGGTCAACCGAATCATCATCAACGTCGGGGTTGCCTACGGCACCGATGTGAATAAAGCAATGGAACTGATGGTCGCGGCAGCGCATGAGAACGAAAACGTACTACAGGATCCGAAACCTGTCGCCACCTTTGAGGCATTCGGTGACAGCGCTTTGACACTGCTGCTCCGTACCTACCTTGGATCTATGGATAACCGACTGGCGACGATAACCGCATTGCATACAGCAATCAACGATAAATTCTCCGAGGCCGGCATTGAAATTCCTTTTCCACAACGCGATCTTCATGTGATCAACTCAAGTCCGCTTGACAGCAAAATCAATACTCCCACGGAACCCCGTTAG